The Salinirubellus salinus genome segment CCTTGATGAACACGACGAGCCGTGCGGCCGGGCCGATTGTCCCTCCGCCGTCGCCTTTCCCGCGGACGCCCCCGTCCGTCGACCGGGACTCCAGCCCGAGTGCTGCGGCGCTCCGTCCGCCGGCACTCTCGTCACCGGTACCGAGCCGCTCGACGTCGTACGGTCCCGGGAACGGGTGTGACCAGACGATCTGCCCGCTCCGGTCGACCTCGAGCACTCGATCGCCGTTCGTGTCCGCGATCAGCGTGTGGCCATTCGGCAACCGGTCGGCGTCGCGGGGCCACTGCATCTGGGCGTCGCGCCAGACCCAGGACCGCCGCCAGCTGTCGCCCTCACGCTGGTACTCGACGACCCGACCGTTCTCGGAATCGCCGATCAGCACCGCCGGACCACCCTGCTCCGCCGGGATGTAGTCGGGGTTGTGCTGTTCGTAAAGGGTGGCGTGGTCGTCGTCCTCGCCGAGGGTCCACTCGCGGTCGAGGCCCGTCTCCAGGTCGACGAAGACGACTTGGTCCTGGTTGCGGAGGCTGACCATCACCCGCCCGTCGGCCAGGTACTCCACGTCGTTCAGGTGCGTCCAGTCGCTGGGGAACCGACCGCCGCTGTCGTGGTCGTACGCCGACCGGACCGGCCAGGCCCACTCGACGATCCCGGTCGTCGTGTTGACGATGTAGACCCGGTCAGGTTGGGCGATCTCCGCCACGAGCAGCCGTGACTCGCCGACCCGGTCCACGTCGTGGATGGCGCCACCGCTCGCGGTACTGGTCCGCGAGTAGAGCCGCGTCACATCGCCCGTCGTGAGGTTCAGCCGCTCGACGACGCTCCGGACACACGATAACTCCGAGTGACACGCCGAGGCGTTCAGTTCGTAGGAGCCGACGTACATGACGGTCCTCTCGCCGGGCGGGTCGGGATCGACGTCGTGGTAGTACTTGTAGGTGTCATTGTAGTACAGCACGCTCCCGTTCGGCGCGTACGCGGCGATGCGACCGGACCCGAACGCGTCGGCCGTGACGACGGTCACGTCGTCCCGGGGCGGCGCGGTGCGTTCGGCTACCGGATCGCCACCGTCACTGGTGGTACCGAGCGACCCGTACGCGCTCCCGATCGGGATCGCCAGGACGGCCAGTACGAGGACGAAGCCCACCCTGACTACGGTTCTGCGATCCACCACGCTCGTGCATCTCCGTTCCACGACATGTAATTATTGTTATATTGATAATACATTCCGGTCGACAGAAATGGGTCCGAGAGCACACCGGTGTCGGGCGGCTGGCGAACTGTCCAGCGGCGGGAGGTGGGACGACAAGCAGGGTCTTCCCCGTCCGGGATCACGGGCCCAGCCATAGCAGTCCTCGGAGAATCCGACCGCGCCGTCCCGAGACGAACGAGAGACTGCGCGTCGTCGAGGACGACTACCGGTCTTCGGGACTCGCGGGACACGTGAGCTCCTCGTAGAGGATTTCGAAACGGTCGACCATGTGCGCCAGCGTGTACCGCTCGAAGGCCTCGGCCTGCGCCCGCTCGCCCAGCTCCGATGCGAGCTGTGAGTCCCGGCAGAGCCGTTCCACGGCGTCTCCGAGCGAGACCGGGTCTCTGGGTGGCACCATGAGGCCGGTCTCTCTGTCGGAGACGAGTTCGTCGCTTCCGGGGACGGTGGTGGCGACGATTGGGAGCCCGGCAGCCATCGCCTCCAGCAACGCCCCTGGGTGCCCTTCCCAGTGGGACGGGAACACGAACAGGTCCATCGTGCCGAGCAGTTCGGGGACGTCGTCGCGTGCGCCGGTGAAGTGGACCGTCGACCCGACGCCGAGATCGTCCGCGAGCGCCTCGAGCGCGTCCCGTTCGGGGCCGTACCCGACGACTACCAGGTGGGCGTCGGGAACGGCATCGCTCACCCGTGCCCACGCACGGAGGAGGTCGAAGTGTCCCTTCCGCTCGACGAGTCGCCCGACAGTCCCCACGACGAGTGCGTCCGGAGGTACACCGAGGGCGGCACGGAGGCCGCCCCCCGACGCGTCCCTGTATTCGTCCAGCCGCCGCCCGTTCGGGATTACCCGGAGGTTCGACCACTCCACCCCCCGTTCGAGGTAGTGCTCCGCACCGGCCCTGGAGTTCGAGACGACGACGTCAGCGAACGGCAACGTGACTCGGTCCAGCACGTGGAGAAGCGTCCTCGTGGAGTTGTGGAACCCGCGCTCGCCGTTGACGACGACGGTCCCCGGCGAGACGAGGCCGGCGAGGCGACAGATGATGTTCTCGTAGAAGAGAAACGAGTGGACGATGTCTGGTCGGTCGAGGCGGACGGCCCGCACAAACTGGAGGGGTGCCGCGATGTACATACGTGGGTCGACCGCCCCCGTAATCTCGTGCGGGTCGTCCCCGCGTGTGGCTTCGACCCCGAGCGTTCGGTAGGTGACAGCGTCGTCGAGTCGGCTGGCGAGCGGGCAGACGTCGAAGACAGTCCAGACAACGACCTCGAACTGCTGGCCAGCGAGTCCGTTCGCGAGATCGACGATGGTCCGCTCGGCACCGCCGAACGAGAGGGACATGACGAGGATCCAGATGGTCCTCGGTTCGCTCTCTTCGGCCACCCCGCGGGAGAGCTTGCTGTGGTCGGGGGTACTGTCGCCCGTCGCCGACATGGAGACTCTGAATAGTCCGTTTTTCCGAGCGTTACATGATTATATATTGGCTAACGCGGCGTTCACCGATATCCGGACGACGGGGGACATCCCATCGGCCCACGGACCCGTGGGTACCCAGCGTATACTATTGCCCTCGGTACGTGATTGGCTCGCCAAGACGACGGAGCGTGCGATGAATAGGATTCTGATACTCAACAGTGCAGACGTGATACGCAAGACGACGGACGCACTGGCCAGCGGGCTCTCCGCCCGAGGGTACGAGGTCAGCGTCATGACAGCGGAGCACCCGAAGACGACCGGCTACTTCGATTCGGACGAGAACGTCGAGTTGCTCCACTACCGGTCGAACTTCATCCCCAAGATTCGGTACTCCGTCCCCGGCCTCGACTTCTTCGAGACGATGCGTCGGGAAGCCAAGCGTGCGGATGCCGTCGTCGTCACGTCGGCAGTCTACCTCCCCTCGCTCGTCGGGACGCTCGTCTCGAACTGGTACGAGACACCGACGGTGATCACTATCGACGCGCTGCCCGGAATCAACTGGACGTACGGGAACCGGCTGATCGACCTGTTCGGCAAAGCGTTCGTCCTGACCCTCTCACGTGTAGCGTTCCACCAGGCGGACAGGGTCGTCGGGTTGACCAGGAGTCTCGAGGAGCACCTGCCGAAACTGGTCGACGAGTCGAAGGTGCGCATCATCCCGAACGGCATCGACACCGACCACTTCCGCCCGTCGGACGAACGGGCGGACGGATGTGGAGAGCGAGTCGAACTGCTGTTCGTCGGTCGGTTGAGTCCCGTCAAAGGCGTCGAGCATCTCCTCTCGGCACTCGGTGCGTTACAGCCTGAGGACCGTGAGTTCCACCTGACGCTCGTCGGCGACGGCGAAGAGATGGACGCGTACGTCGAGGAGGCCGAGCGTCTCGGGCTCGGCGACTCCGTCACGTGGACTGGGTGGGTCGACGACGTCAGACCGTACTACGACCTGGCGGACGTGTTGATCCTGCCGTCCATCGCCGAAGGACAGCCGTCGGTACTTCTGGAGGCACAGGCCTGTGGCGTGCCCGTCGTCGCGACGGAAGTAGGGGGCGTCCCCAATCTCGTCGGTGCGGGGGTGGTCGTCCCGCCAAGAGATCCCGACGCGATCCGGGACGCGGTGGTGGAACTCGTTCGGGAGCCGCCGGAGAACCTCCGGTCACGTGCCAGGGCGTTCGTCCTGGAACACTACTCGAGCGAGGCGATGATCGAAGGTTACGAGGCGCTGTTCTCGGAGATATCTTCATGGCCGTCCCTGCAGGCACCCAGAGCCGAGGAAGGACCCGCCCGATGACCGACTGGTCACCCCTCGACGAACTGTTCGTACCACTCGTCCAGCATCATGAGGTCCCAGAGGCGATAGCCGGCGTCGACGGTACGGTCGGTGTGAGCCGAGAGCAACGCGGTCAGTCCGTCAGAGTCGAACGGGGGGCGGGTACCGAGCCGTTCGAGTCGGTCCCGCATCTCGTCCCGTAACTCCCCTCTGAACCACTCGTTCACCGGCACCCCGAACCCCTGCTTCGAACGGTCGAGGACGGCCTCCGGGAGATCGGGTTCGAAGGCTCGCTTGAGCAACCACTTGCCGTCCCGCCCGCGCCGCTTGAGGTCGGCCGGTATCGAACTCGTGAACTCCATCACGTCGTGGTCTAGGAACGGGGAGCGGACCTCGATCGAGTGGGCCATGCTCGCACGGTCGACCTTCGTGAGGAGGACGTCGGGGAGGTAGGTCTCGACGTCCACCTGCATGAGCCGGTCGAGGCGCGTCGGCCCGTCGGCCGCGTCGAAGGCTCGACGGAGGTGGGCGAGTTCGTCGCTCGGTTCGGGTCCCGTCCAGAACTCTTCGGACGGTTGCTCGTCTCGGATGACGAAGTTCGCGTACCGCTCGACGTCGTCACCGTTCACGCTCTCCAGGAACCGCCGTGCGTGTTTCACGAGAGTGGCGCGTCTCGCCGGCTCCGGAAGCGCATCGATGATCGGCGGGACCGCGGTACGGACCTCCGACGGCAGTCGGTTGGCGTAGCCCGCCAGCGCGTCGAGGTAGTACCGGTCGTAGCCGGCGAAGTTCTCGTCCCCCGCGTCACCGGTGAGGACGACCGTGACGTCGTCGGCGGCGGCCTGTGAGACGTAGTAGGTCGGCAGGGCCGAGGGGTCGCCGAACGGCATCTCGTAGTGGGAGACGAGGTCGGCCAGCACGGCCGTTGAGTCGGGCGTCACGGTGTACTCCGTGTGGTCGGTCCCGTACTGCTCTGCCACTGTCCGGGCAAACTCGAGTTCGGTGAACGCGTCCTCGTCGAACCCGATCGAGTACGTCTTGACCGGTGTCTCTGAGACCGCGTCCATCAGCGCCGTCACGATCGAGGAATCGATTCCGCCCGAGAGAAAGACGCCGACCGGGACGTCACTCCGCATCCGGAGCCGGGTCGCTTCGAGTAGCTTCGCCCGGAGCCGTGTCGCCAGCTTCGTGGCGTCGGGGCGGAACTGTCGCTCGAACGAGAGCGACCAGTAGGGCCGTCTCGTCACCTCCCCGTCGGACACGAGCATGTACTCACCGGGGTTCAGCTGGGAGATGCCGTCGAAGCCCGTCCTCGGTCTCGGCACGTACTGGTACGTCAGGTACGAGCGGATGGCAGCGAGGTCGGGGACGGCCTCGACGGCATCGTCGGTCAGGATGGCACTGATCGTCGACCCGAACCGGAACGCATCGTCGGTGTGGTGGTAGAACAGCGGTTTCTGGCCGACCCTGTCACGGGCGAGGAACAGCCGCTCTCTCGACTCGTCCCAGATGGCGAACGCGAACATACCACGCAGAAGCCGGAGACACTCGACGCCGTACTCCTCGTAGAGGTGCAACAGGACCTCTGTGTCGGTCTCCGACCGGAACGTGTAGTGCGAGACCCGATCGCGCAACTCCCGGTAGTTGTAGATCTCGCCGTTGAACACGATGCGGACCGTCCCGTCTCGGTTCTTCATCGGTTGCCGCCCCGCGTCGCTCAGGTCGAGGATACTGAGCCGACGGTGGGCGAGGAGCACCCTCCCCGACTCGTAGATACCGCTCGCGTCCGGTCCTCGGTGGCCCATGACCGAGTTCATCCGCTCGCCGACGTCAGGAGGCGACGACTCGAAGGAGAGTATCCCACCGATTCCGCACATGTTAGTCACCAGAAAACTGGCTGGAGGGTACTTAGTTAGTCAGCCAGAACACGACTCGGGATACTTATACTCCCGTGGACGGAGCGGGCTGAGGCGCGGCCGGGAACCGCGGAGGGTCAGGTGTGGCGACTGTCGAGTCAGCGGGGACGAACCGTTCAGTCGAGACCCGACCACCGAGGGTAGTGTCTCCCCGTGTCCGTTCGCTGGCTACCGGCCAGCGATGAGCGCCTCGTAGTTGTCTATCGCCGACTCGGGAGCGAAGTCGTCGGCCCGAGAACGGAGTCTGGACGCCTGCGGCGGGTTCGACAGGGTCTCTTCGACTGCTGTAGCGAGGGCTTCCGGGTCACCCACCGGAACGAGCTGGCCGAGCGCCCCGTCCTCGAGAATCTCACGCGGTCCGCTGGGGCAGTCGGTGGCGACCACCGGTGTCCCGCAGGCCAGCGCCTCGATGAGCACCGTCGGGAGCCCCTCGCGGATGGAGGAGAGCGCGAAGAGGTCCGCGTTGCCGAGGTACGCGTACACGTTCTCGACGTAGCCTGGCAGATCGACGACGTCCTCGAGCCCGAGACGGGCGACCAGGTCCCGGAGATCCTCGAGCGCGGGGCCCTTCCCGACGATCACCAACCGCACGTCGTCGCGGCGGTCGTGCAGACGGTCCATCGCGCGCACCAGGGTCGGGAAGTCCTTCTGTCTCGCCATCCGCCCGACCCCGAGGACTACGGAGCGGTCCTCGGCTTCGAACCACGGGTGGTCGACGGGGGTGGCAGCCTCGACGCGGATCGCTTCGACGTCGATGGGGTTGTGGAAGACGGAGACGTCCGACGCGTGACTCCGGGTGCCGGCGACGACGCTCTCGGCGACCCCCTCGGAGACGGCGACGACTTGGTCTGCACGCGAATAGAGGTGACGAGCGAGGAACTGCGTCAGCCGCACCTTCGGGCCGTGGGGCATCCCGAACGTATCGTGCTCCGCGAGGACGATTCTGGTGCCGCCCGCGTCACCGAGCGTCGACAGGAGCGTCACGACGTTGACGAATGTCATGGTGGAGACGAAGACGTTCGGACGGACCCGTCGAACGTACGACCGGACCGACGGGAGTCCCGCCAGTAGGCCGACACCGGGCACTATCGGGATGTCGAGGTCGACGACCTCCACGCGCTCGTCGACCTCGGAGCGGAGGTCGCCACCCGGGTAGGCGACCAGGAGATCGATATCGTATCCCCGTTCCGCGAGCCCGCCGGTGATGGTGAGTGTGACTCGCTGGGCGCCCCCCATCGAGAGACTCGGAAGGAAGAACGAGGCGTCCGGTGCGCGGCTCATCGTCGTTCCGATGTGTGCCAGAGATATTGAATGTACTCCTGAGACACACGAACGGGCTCTCGCCCGAGCGTCCCCGTCGGGGAAAGTTTCATTGCATCTTCACGCTCCCATCTCGCAGGGTAGAGAATGCAACCACCGAAGCACCTGTCGAGGATAGTCGAGCAGATACGGAACGACGGCTTCGAGGGCGTGAGCGACGTTCTCTACGAGCTCTACGCCGGATTCCTCTGGAGCAAGGTCAGCCGTCGTGTCGGGGGACGACATCCGTTCGACCACGACTGGGACCTGCTCGTCGTCCTCGACGCCTGCCGCGCGGACGTGCTGCGGGAGGTCGCTGGTGAGTACCCGTTCGTCGGCGACCTCGGCGAGACCCGCTCGGTCGGCTCGACGTCCGAGGAGTGGCTGCTGAAGACGTTCAGCCCCCAGTACCGGGAAGAGATGCGGCGAACGACGTACGTCACGGGGAACCCGTTCAGCGACTCGATGCTCGAAGCGGACGAGTTCGCCGCCCTCGACGAGGTCTGGCGGTACGCCTGGGACGAGGAACTGGGTACGATTCCGGCCGAGCCGATAACCGCACAGGCCGTGGCCCGGGGGCGAGCCGACGACGCCGACCGCATGATCGTCCACTATATGCAACCACATTTTCCTTCCGTGCTGGACCCGGGGTTCGGTTCGGCTATCGACCTCGACACCGTGGGCGAACGATGGGAGTCCGTCTGGGATCAGCTGCGCAAGGGCCGTGTTTCACGGGAGGATGTCTGGACGGCCTACCGGCGGAACCTCGAATACGTCCTAGAGCACGTCGCGGTGCTACTGTCGAACGTCGAGGCCGAGACGGCCGTCGTCACTGCCGACCACGGCAACTCGTTCGGTTCGTGGGGAGTGTACGGCCACCCGCCGGCGGCGATTCCCGCGGTACGGACGGTTCCCTGGTGTGTGACGACGGCCGAAGACACGGGGACGTACGACCTGGCCGGCGACCTCGACTCGCGAGGCGTCGGTGAGGGACCCAGGGGACCTGGTCAGAGCCCCCTCGAGGCCGACGTCGAGGACAAACTACGCGACCTCGGCTATCTGTAGCGGCGTCTCCTCCAGCCGTCGCGTGGTGATGTCTGGCTGTACCCGACTGGCTCCTGAGAGGGTATTCCTGGCACCGTGGCTGGTGCTCGGTACACCACTGGCAACGACGCCTACACTGTTCCACCGGCGTCACCGTCGTCCGAGACCCTCCGACGAGGCAGTTCACTCGAACCCGAACACGACGAGCCTCTTTCTGTCCGGTGACTGCGTGAACATCATCCGGACATCGCCGTTCGAACGGACGTATCGGTAGAACGGCGTCCCCTGCAGTCGGCGATTCTGTCGCAGGTCGACGACGAACGCGACCTCACCCGATTCGATTCGTTCCCGGTAGGAACTGTACCTCGCCGCGTTCCCCTGCGGGTCTTTCGGGGTAAACGCGACGATCTCGATGTCGTCCTGCAGGTAGTAATCCAGGGTGGTGCCGTGATAGCTGATTACGACTATAGTCTCGTCCTCGTGTTGTGCCTGATACTCCTCTATGAACCGGGCGACTTCGTCGTACCCGGTATCGGTGTTGATGGGGCTCACGGCGGAGTTGGCGACCGGCGATGGGGGGACGATCAGCAACAGTGCGACCACCGACAGCATCACTACTCGGTCGATATCTGGTCTCGATATCGACCAGGAGTTCAGGTCCCTCAGGCGGCTGGACATGTCTGCCGCGTAGTAGATGCCCGTCACGGCCAAGACGGGGACCAGCGGGAGGATGTACCGGGGGAACTTGACCGTGAGTAGACTGACGAACAGCAGCGGTAGGACGACCACCCACGCCAGAAAGGCTCGGTCCCGCTGTCCGTCGTTTCGCAGCCCCAGCACTCCACCGCCGAGGGTCACGATGAGGGAGAGGAGATAGAACAGTCCTACTTCGGTCGTGAGCCAGTACACGTACGTCCAGATGGGTGGCTCTCGATAGACGGTCGAACCCACCTCGATAGCGTGCCCCCCGCCGACGTGCTTTAGATTGTGACCGAGCGTCGCGCCGACAACGTACGCGACGTTTCCGACGATCGGGATATTGAACACCAGTTGGACGAACGCCCCGACCGACTCGGGAAGGCCGAGGAACTGCTTGATCAGTTCCCCAAAGTCCCGCTCGACCGGTGGGTGAGCAACAACGTAGTACGGCAGATAGACGACGGCGACGAAGGCTACCGCACTCCCGACGAAGTACTTGGCCTGTCTAAAGCGTTGTTGCCCACCGAAATCCTGCCAGAGGAACCAGAGAACACCGAGGACGATCGGGAGTGCGTATATGAAGCCGTACGCCTTGGACGTCAGGACCCCTCCGATTGCGAGGCCG includes the following:
- a CDS encoding arylsulfotransferase family protein, with the translated sequence MDRRTVVRVGFVLVLAVLAIPIGSAYGSLGTTSDGGDPVAERTAPPRDDVTVVTADAFGSGRIAAYAPNGSVLYYNDTYKYYHDVDPDPPGERTVMYVGSYELNASACHSELSCVRSVVERLNLTTGDVTRLYSRTSTASGGAIHDVDRVGESRLLVAEIAQPDRVYIVNTTTGIVEWAWPVRSAYDHDSGGRFPSDWTHLNDVEYLADGRVMVSLRNQDQVVFVDLETGLDREWTLGEDDDHATLYEQHNPDYIPAEQGGPAVLIGDSENGRVVEYQREGDSWRRSWVWRDAQMQWPRDADRLPNGHTLIADTNGDRVLEVDRSGQIVWSHPFPGPYDVERLGTGDESAGGRSAAALGLESRSTDGGVRGKGDGGGTIGPAARLVVFIKDLLPSPVVNGLLFWLPDWMSAPALFALVGQLGVVAVWAATEVRWSQYVVRVRSPLAVTTSDETAADAERAGDPTVSAPDRKD
- a CDS encoding glycosyltransferase, with amino-acid sequence MSATGDSTPDHSKLSRGVAEESEPRTIWILVMSLSFGGAERTIVDLANGLAGQQFEVVVWTVFDVCPLASRLDDAVTYRTLGVEATRGDDPHEITGAVDPRMYIAAPLQFVRAVRLDRPDIVHSFLFYENIICRLAGLVSPGTVVVNGERGFHNSTRTLLHVLDRVTLPFADVVVSNSRAGAEHYLERGVEWSNLRVIPNGRRLDEYRDASGGGLRAALGVPPDALVVGTVGRLVERKGHFDLLRAWARVSDAVPDAHLVVVGYGPERDALEALADDLGVGSTVHFTGARDDVPELLGTMDLFVFPSHWEGHPGALLEAMAAGLPIVATTVPGSDELVSDRETGLMVPPRDPVSLGDAVERLCRDSQLASELGERAQAEAFERYTLAHMVDRFEILYEELTCPASPEDR
- a CDS encoding glycosyltransferase family 4 protein, which codes for MNRILILNSADVIRKTTDALASGLSARGYEVSVMTAEHPKTTGYFDSDENVELLHYRSNFIPKIRYSVPGLDFFETMRREAKRADAVVVTSAVYLPSLVGTLVSNWYETPTVITIDALPGINWTYGNRLIDLFGKAFVLTLSRVAFHQADRVVGLTRSLEEHLPKLVDESKVRIIPNGIDTDHFRPSDERADGCGERVELLFVGRLSPVKGVEHLLSALGALQPEDREFHLTLVGDGEEMDAYVEEAERLGLGDSVTWTGWVDDVRPYYDLADVLILPSIAEGQPSVLLEAQACGVPVVATEVGGVPNLVGAGVVVPPRDPDAIRDAVVELVREPPENLRSRARAFVLEHYSSEAMIEGYEALFSEISSWPSLQAPRAEEGPAR
- the asnB gene encoding asparagine synthase (glutamine-hydrolyzing), whose protein sequence is MCGIGGILSFESSPPDVGERMNSVMGHRGPDASGIYESGRVLLAHRRLSILDLSDAGRQPMKNRDGTVRIVFNGEIYNYRELRDRVSHYTFRSETDTEVLLHLYEEYGVECLRLLRGMFAFAIWDESRERLFLARDRVGQKPLFYHHTDDAFRFGSTISAILTDDAVEAVPDLAAIRSYLTYQYVPRPRTGFDGISQLNPGEYMLVSDGEVTRRPYWSLSFERQFRPDATKLATRLRAKLLEATRLRMRSDVPVGVFLSGGIDSSIVTALMDAVSETPVKTYSIGFDEDAFTELEFARTVAEQYGTDHTEYTVTPDSTAVLADLVSHYEMPFGDPSALPTYYVSQAAADDVTVVLTGDAGDENFAGYDRYYLDALAGYANRLPSEVRTAVPPIIDALPEPARRATLVKHARRFLESVNGDDVERYANFVIRDEQPSEEFWTGPEPSDELAHLRRAFDAADGPTRLDRLMQVDVETYLPDVLLTKVDRASMAHSIEVRSPFLDHDVMEFTSSIPADLKRRGRDGKWLLKRAFEPDLPEAVLDRSKQGFGVPVNEWFRGELRDEMRDRLERLGTRPPFDSDGLTALLSAHTDRTVDAGYRLWDLMMLDEWYEQFVEG
- a CDS encoding glycosyltransferase — its product is MSRAPDASFFLPSLSMGGAQRVTLTITGGLAERGYDIDLLVAYPGGDLRSEVDERVEVVDLDIPIVPGVGLLAGLPSVRSYVRRVRPNVFVSTMTFVNVVTLLSTLGDAGGTRIVLAEHDTFGMPHGPKVRLTQFLARHLYSRADQVVAVSEGVAESVVAGTRSHASDVSVFHNPIDVEAIRVEAATPVDHPWFEAEDRSVVLGVGRMARQKDFPTLVRAMDRLHDRRDDVRLVIVGKGPALEDLRDLVARLGLEDVVDLPGYVENVYAYLGNADLFALSSIREGLPTVLIEALACGTPVVATDCPSGPREILEDGALGQLVPVGDPEALATAVEETLSNPPQASRLRSRADDFAPESAIDNYEALIAGR
- a CDS encoding glycosyltransferase family 39 protein, giving the protein MKGRVRRTLGAFPHLGEVVLLIVLCSWYLLNLRGAMNVGEVLYAQYGYSAVTGDPYVNPTHMIAPTAKYFIGVGQLVFGEGTFGARLPVVLFGLATVHVTYRLGVLLADRLVGLLAGALLGATYFFATRSVLAILDVPLTFFFVGGIYALLCFGRTGETRWVVWTGLAIGGVLTSKAYGFIYALPIVLGVLWFLWQDFGGQQRFRQAKYFVGSAVAFVAVVYLPYYVVAHPPVERDFGELIKQFLGLPESVGAFVQLVFNIPIVGNVAYVVGATLGHNLKHVGGGHAIEVGSTVYREPPIWTYVYWLTTEVGLFYLLSLIVTLGGGVLGLRNDGQRDRAFLAWVVVLPLLFVSLLTVKFPRYILPLVPVLAVTGIYYAADMSSRLRDLNSWSISRPDIDRVVMLSVVALLLIVPPSPVANSAVSPINTDTGYDEVARFIEEYQAQHEDETIVVISYHGTTLDYYLQDDIEIVAFTPKDPQGNAARYSSYRERIESGEVAFVVDLRQNRRLQGTPFYRYVRSNGDVRMMFTQSPDRKRLVVFGFE